In one Thunnus maccoyii chromosome 12, fThuMac1.1, whole genome shotgun sequence genomic region, the following are encoded:
- the LOC121909128 gene encoding regulator of G-protein signaling 8-like, whose product MNGICKTTPLDFKDTNRIHNAWKSRMHNLIQSPLSWRKLNKQATNETSLLEESLEILLSQKRGQLAFRDFLKSEFCEENLDFWLTCQEFKTLDSPQELTRRAARIYEEFIRPESPTPVNLDFHTRDIIRQNLQNPSPSCFVVAQKKIYSLMENGSFSRFIQSEQYKVLFDAAPKQRGLGKHRKALRIRNNGDLIQHDSKAISLQSDLYLLHKD is encoded by the exons ATGAATGGAATTTGTAAAACAACTCCCCTGGActttaaagacacaaacagaat ACATAATGCATGGAAATCCAGAATGCATAACTTAATCCAGAGTCCATTGTCATGGCGGAAACtcaacaa ACAGGCAACAAATGAAACAAGCCTACTTGAAGAATCTCTTGAGATACTCCTTTCCCAGAAAC GTGGACAATTAGCATTTCGGGACTTTCTAAAGTCAGAGTTCTGTGAGGAGAACCTGGACTTTTGGCTCACCTGTCAAGAGTTCAAAACCCTTGACAGTCCCCAGGAGCTGACACGGAGAGCAGCACGCATTTATGAAGAGTTCATCAGGCCAGAGTCTCCTACGCCG GTAAACTTAGATTTCCACACGAGAGATATCATCCGCCAGAATCTCCAAAACCCAAGTCCATCGTGTTTTGTTGtggcacagaaaaaaatctacaGCCTAATGGAGAATGGCTCATTCTCACGCTTCATTCAGTCTGAGCAATACAAAGTCCTATTTGATGCAGCTCCTAAGCAGAGGGGCCTTGGGAAGCATCGAAAGGCCTTGAGGATAAGGAACAATGGAGATCTAATACAGCATGATTCT
- the LOC121909315 gene encoding regulator of G-protein signaling 21-like isoform X2: MWKIPRRFSLTGRLCCFPKDPLEDVETWSESVDKVLGCKGGQIAFREFLKSEYSEENILFWLACEEYKKIKTVPEMISSANRIYSEFVQTEAPRQINIDCGTRENITKNISQPTLTSFDTAQKLIYSLMARDCYPRFLKSDIYQGLLRRTDSR; this comes from the exons GGTAGATTGTGTTGCTTTCCCAAGGATCCACTGGAGGATGTTGAGACTTGGAGTGAGTCTGTGGACAAAGTCCTCGGTTGCAAAG GCGGACAGATAGCTTTCCGGGAGTTCCTGAAGTCTGAGTACAGTGAAGAGAACATACTGTTTTGGCTCGCCTGTGAGGAGTACAAAAAAATCAAGACGGTCCCAGAGATGATCTCCTCTGCCAACAGGATCTACTCAGAGTTTGTCCAAACTGAAGCACCTAGACAG ATCAACATAGATTGCGGTACCAGAGAAAACATAACAAAGAACATCTCCCAGCCGACCCTGACTTCGTTTGATACAGCACAGAAGCTCATCTACAGTCTGATGGCCAGGGATTGCTACCCGCGGTTCCTAAAATCTGACATCTATCAGGGACTCCTGAGGAGAACTGATTCAAGGTGA
- the LOC121908703 gene encoding regulator of G-protein signaling 13-like encodes MPILATSPRELQHLNMDTDKKKRGKDRGGNLKSRLQCRSSQATNNEGLCFEEMSQWSQSLERLLASKYGMKIFQAFLKSEFSDENIEFWLVCEDYKKIKSSFRMTSRAKKIFKRYIQAEAPREINIDHKTRDLIRRNIKAPSTVCFDDAQRIVYGLMERDSYPRFLRSDIYRTLMDSISESVKM; translated from the exons ATGCCAATTCTAGCCACATCACCAAGGGAGCTGCAGCACCTCAACATGGacactgacaaaaagaaaaggggaaaagacag GGGAGGAAACCTGAAGTCTCGGCTGCAGTGTAGATCGTCTCAAGCCACTAATAATGAGGG GCTTTGTTTCGAGGAGATGTCCCAGTGGTCACAGTCACTCGAGAGACTTTTAGCATCGAAAT ATGGAATGAAGATATTCCAGGCCTTCTTGAAGTCAGAGTTCAGTGATGAAAACATTGAGTTTTGGCTGGTATGTGAGGACTATAAGAAGATCAAGTCTTCCTTCAGGATGACCTCCAGGGCCAAAAAGATCTTCAAACGTTACATTCAAGCTGAGGCTCCGAGAGAG ATCAACATTGATCACAAGACCAGGGACCTGATCAGGCGGAACATTAAGGCGCCCAGCACAGTTTGCTTCGACGATGCCCAGAGGATTGTCTACGGACTAATGGAGAGGGACTCCTACCCCCGTTTCCTCAGGTCTGACATCTACAGGACTTTAATGGACTCTATATCAGAATCAGTAAAGATGTAA
- the LOC121909315 gene encoding regulator of G-protein signaling 21-like isoform X1: MINDPAWQCVFRGYEMWSSQITGLVIDLDALFKGRLCCFPKDPLEDVETWSESVDKVLGCKGGQIAFREFLKSEYSEENILFWLACEEYKKIKTVPEMISSANRIYSEFVQTEAPRQINIDCGTRENITKNISQPTLTSFDTAQKLIYSLMARDCYPRFLKSDIYQGLLRRTDSR; this comes from the exons ATGATTAATGATCCGGCCTGgcagtgtgttttcagaggGTATGAGATGTGGAGTTCACAGATAACTGGGCTAGTGATAGATCTTGATGCTCTTTTCAAGGGTAGATTGTGTTGCTTTCCCAAGGATCCACTGGAGGATGTTGAGACTTGGAGTGAGTCTGTGGACAAAGTCCTCGGTTGCAAAG GCGGACAGATAGCTTTCCGGGAGTTCCTGAAGTCTGAGTACAGTGAAGAGAACATACTGTTTTGGCTCGCCTGTGAGGAGTACAAAAAAATCAAGACGGTCCCAGAGATGATCTCCTCTGCCAACAGGATCTACTCAGAGTTTGTCCAAACTGAAGCACCTAGACAG ATCAACATAGATTGCGGTACCAGAGAAAACATAACAAAGAACATCTCCCAGCCGACCCTGACTTCGTTTGATACAGCACAGAAGCTCATCTACAGTCTGATGGCCAGGGATTGCTACCCGCGGTTCCTAAAATCTGACATCTATCAGGGACTCCTGAGGAGAACTGATTCAAGGTGA